The Gloeobacter violaceus PCC 7421 DNA window GGAAAGACCCTGCACCTGAAGAACATCCTCCGGCTTGGTGTAGGGTTGGTTCTGTTCAATGAGTTTGGCGGAAGGTTCGTCGAGACCGGCACGAACCAGTTGTGCAGAAGTTACGGCGTTGAGGTCGATCGTCCGGGCTGTCGGGGCCGGGGTAGTCGACGGGCTGGTGGAAGACGGCGGCGTGGTCGACGGCTGAGCCGGGGCACCGTAGGGGCTGCTCGGGCTTGGCGGGGTGCCGGCGGGGCCGGGCTCGGGTGTGGTCGTTGTGGGCGGTACCTGATTGGTTTTATCACCCGGTTGATAAGTGCCCGACGGACTGGGGCTGCTCTGGGCCAAAACCGCAGTACCCATCCCCATGCAGACTGCTCCGCTCAACACCAGAGCGCTGATCTTGCGGATATGTTCCTGCATTTTGGAATCCTCTTCATAATCTAAATGCTAAAGACAGTGTCACCGGCTAACAGACGCTTCGTCCTCCTTGATATGGAGGAAATCACTCTTTGCATATCGTCTTCATTTATCCCTTGAAATGGGGAGAACACAATCAACAGTGCGCCCGAGGACAAGCCATGCGCTCCCTATTCTGTATTCCAGCATGAGTAATCTCAGCAATTCAATCAGAAGCCATTGCAGTTGCTGAAACCCTATATTTAGATGTTTATAAACAATCGGTCTGCCGGAGCAGTTTTGAGACATAAATAAAGACTCAGAAGCCGATAGACTGCCTCTGTCTCTTCGAGCGCAAGAACGGCGCGCTGGTGCTTAAAATTCAGGAAACGGAGGTTTCGAGCAGCTTCACACAGTTGAGTGCTGAATAGCTCACCCCGGCCGTGCCCTCCCCGGGGTGGGTGCTATCGCCCACCAGCCAGAGGTTTTCGACCGGCGTGCGGTTGGAGAGCGAAAAAGGACCGAACTGACTCGGGCGCTGACCGATACCGCCCACGAAGCCGTGGGGGCGGGCGGTAAAGTGCTCAAAGGTGCGCGGTGTGGCCGCTTCAACGTGCACCAGGTGGGCTTCGAGGTCAGGAAAGTACCGGCCAAGCAACTCGATGGCAGTGCGGGTGTAGCGCTCCTTCATCGCGGTGTAGTCCGCCGCGGCACTCCAGGCTTTGGCATCGGTGAAGCTGGAGGCGATGATTGTGGAGCAGCCCTGGGGGGCCCGGCCGTCGCCGGGCTGACTCACCGAGACGAACAGCGAGTTGTTTTCAGCCACTGGGCCGTCGTAATCGTACAGAAACTGCAGATGGGGCGGGCAGTCCACCGGAACGGCCTCCGAGCGCACACCCAGGTAAACGACGAAGGCTCCCGGGGCCTCCGGGAGCTTGTCGACTCGCTCGCGATAATTTTTAGTGAGGGCCGGACCGGCCAGTTCCGGCAGGCTCCAGACGGGCACATTCGCCACGATCTGAGCGGCGCGCACTTCCCAGTCGCGCTCGCTGCGGCGGTCGTGCACGGTGACCCCGGCGGCCAGGCCGTGGCGGGTGTGGATGGCCGTCACCTTCTGGCCGGTCAAAAGCCGGCCGTTGTGTTGGCGCAGCGCCTCCACCAGGCGGTCGCTGAGGGTCTGCATGCTGCCTTCGAGGTGAAAGAGCCCCCGCGGATCACAGGTAATTCCCAGGGAAACCGCCCCGTACAGCGCGGCGGTCTGGTCCGCCTCGACGGTCGAGTAGAGTTTGAGCTGCATGTCCAGGAACCGCCTGAGCCGCCGGTCATCCGCAAGCTTGTAGTCTCTGAGCAGGTCCGCGACGGTGCGCAGGGTGTAGGGCAAGGTCAGCAGCGTGCGGGGTCTGAGCTTGGCGGCCAGGGCCAGGTACTCCTCGGGTCGTACCGGCGGCAGCAGCGGTTCGCGCGAGTTGAAATCCCAACTCAATTCAAAGAGCTGGTCCAGCTTCGCCCAGAAGCGCTCACTGCCGGGAAAGTGACGGATGCGCTCTGCGCGCCAGCGCTCCGGGTCGCGCCACAGGCAGATAGGCTCCGTTTCCTGCGGTAGGTACACCGCACAGGCCGGGTCGCAGGGCCGGGCGGCGGGCGGCTCCACCCCGAGTTCGCGGAAGATGCGCTCGTGCACCCCACCCGGTTCGAGCCCCGCCACCTGGGTAGCCCCGACGTCGAAGGTGAACCCGCGCCGCTTAAAAGTCGAGGCGCACCCCCCCGGTACAAAAGCCTGTTCGAGTACCAGTACATCGAAGCCGCGGGCGGCCAGAAGCGCCCCGGCCGTCAATCCGCCAATTCCAGCTCCGATCACGACAACTTGACAGTCGCGCGGGTGGCGGCCTGCCGTTTTTTCGGTCATTGTCTACTTAACTCCACCTCTCTCCAGTGTTGCCGTTGCAGCGGTCCCCCCGCAAGGAAATCTTCAAGCCGCCTTGCCCCCAGCAAGCAGATAGAGCAGGGCCATGCGCACCGCCACACCGCTGGTGACCTGCTGGGAAACCAGGCTGAGGCGCGGATCGTCGAGCAAATCGGAACTCAGTTCGACGCCGCGGTTGACCGGGCCGGGGTGAAGCAGGCGCACCCCCGGACTGCACAGGGCGAGCCGCTCGCGGGTGATCCCGTAGAGGCGGTGGTACTCGCGCAGACTGGGCAGCAGATAATCGCCCATGCGTTCTTTTTGCAGGCGCAGGGTCATCACAAAATCCGCCCCTTCGAGGGCGGGGGCGAGGTGGTGGTGGAGGGTGGCGCCGTACTGGCGAAATTCGCCGGGCAACAGCGTCGGCGGCCCGGCCAGGTGCACCTCGCCCCCGCAGGTGACCAGACTGCACAGATTCGAGCGGGCGACGCGCGAGTGAAGAATATCGCCGACGATGACGATTTTTTTGCCCGCGAGCAACTCGGGGCGAGGATCGTAGGCATCCAGCAGTGTGCAGAGGGTAAACAGGTCAAGCAGCGCCTGGGTGGGGTGCTCGTGCTGGCCGTCGCCCGCATTGATCACGCTCACGGGGCTACCGAGTTGTTCGAGGTCGCGGGCGACGGCATGGGGTACGCCGCTGTCTCGGTGGCGGACGACGACGATATCCATGCCCATCGCCAGAAAGGTGCGGGTGGTGTCGAAGATGGTTTCGCCCTTGGTGAGCGAGGAGGTAGCGGCGGAGAAGTTGACCACATCCGCCGAGAGGGCCTTGGCCGCCAGTTCAAAGCTCGTGCGGGTGCGCGTCGAGGACTCGAAGAACAAATTGACGATAATCCGGCCCTGCAGCGTCGGAACTTTGCGGTTGCGCCGGGCGAGCACCTGCTGAAAGCTACCGGCTGTCTGCAATACCAGGGCGTACTCGGCGGCGCTGAAATCCTCCAGGCTCAAAACGTGGCGGCGGGTCCAGGGAAACGGCGCATTCAAAGCGGCGAGCACCAATCGGCTCGCTCAGTATACCGCCGCGCTCCGCGATTCGGCCCGCCAGCCTATGCCGTGGGAGGCATGGAGACAGCTGCCAGGTTGAATAGGATCGAAGGGTGAGAGACGAGGTTACCCCGATGCGCAAATCTTTTGCCCTGTTGACCGCGCTCGCCATGGGTCTGAGCGTAAATGCCGCTTTGTTGGCCCAGGCTGGTGAAGCCAGAGAGAGCACTCGGACCGAAAAGGCGCGTGTCAGCCAGAAAAAAGCGAAAAACCCCGGTGAGAACAGCTACACCTGCCAGGGCGAAGCGAAGCAGGACAGCGTCACCAAAGGTGCCGCTTACGGCGGGGCAGGCGGTCTGTTGCTAGGTGGAATCGGCGGCGCGGTCGTGGGTGCCGCAGCCGGGGCGGGCGTACAGCATATGCAGAACAACGCTGCCTGCGGCCGCTAGGAGGGATTCCTGTTGCCGACAAAAAGCCCCCGCAAGCGGGGGCTTTTTGATTTTAGGATATGCCTTAGAGAACCTGTTCGACCTCGGCAACGGCCGGAATGAGTTCGCGCATGCGCCGCTCGATACCGAGCTTCAGGGTATAGGTCGAACTGGGGCAGGAGCCGCAGGCGCCCTGCAGGCGCAGTTTGACGATCGGCCCTTCGATTTCGACGAGTTCGACGTTGCCGCCGTCGGACATCAAATAGGGGCGCAATTCGTCGAGGACCAGCTCGACGTTATCCCGATTCAGTTCGAGAACCTCGTCTTCAAAGGTTTCTCTCATCGCAACTTCTCCAGCTTTGTGCCTTCATCTTAACGCCACCTGCCCGTTGCCCCGGCGCGTTAGGCTGGAGGGCATGCACGATGTCTTGATTGTCGGAGCGGGTGTGGCGGGACTCGCAGCCGCCGGGGTGCTGCGCAAAGCCGGCCTTACCGTGCGCCTGGTCGAAAAGTCGCGGGGGGTGGGGGGGCGCCTTGCCACCCGGCGCGTGGCCACAGCCTCGGGAGAAGTGCGCCTCGACCACGGCGCCCAATATTTCACCTGCCGCAGCGAAGCTTTTCGGCAGGTGGTAGAGCCGCTGATCGCAGACGGCGAGATCACCCTTTGGTTGGACGGCGTACCGACGCTCAAACAAGGCATTCTGGATCCCCCGGACGCCGCACACCGCTCGGCGCGCTATATCTGCCCGCAGGGGATGACGGCGCTTGCCAAGGTGCTTACCCACGAACTTGATATCCGGCTTGAGACCAAAGCCACCGCTCTCGCTCTGGAGGAGAACGGCCGCTGGCGGGTGACGACCGACCGGGGAGTGGAAATTGCCAGAGCCGTATTGCTCACGCCGCCCCCGCAGCAAAGTTTGGCAATCGCCGGCGAATTTGGAGATGTATCGGCTTTCGACCCGGCCCGCGCCGTCGATTTTCTGCCCTGTCTGGCGGTGATGGCGGGTTATGGCGCCGCCGACCCCGGCGGGTTGCCTCGGGGTTTGCGCTGGGAGGACGACCCGATTGTCGCCTGGAGCGCCCTCGATTCGAGCAAGCGCCGCGATCCGAAAGCCACCACTTTCGTCGTGCACACGCTGCCGGACTTCAGCCGGGAGCACTTCGACGCCGTGGCTGAAAAAACCGCCCAGCGGGTCCTCGAACACTGTGCCTGCAAGCTGGGGGGTTTCACCCCGCTCGCCCTGGCCCGTCCCGAATGGGTGCAAGTGCACCGCTGGCGCTACGCGATGCCCGCCAACCCCCTCGATGCGGCGTTTCTGGCCCGCTCCCGGCCGGCCCCATTGCTCCTGGCCGGCTGCTGGTGCAGCGGTGCGCGGGTGGAGGGCGCCTTTCTTTCGGGTCAGGCGGCGGGCCGGGAACTGGTGCAGTGTCTGGCCGCTTCGTAACCGGCGAGGGCGCCTGGGCACTTCTGGCCGCCTGCACCCTCGGCGTGGGTGCCCTGGTACTGCAATGGCCGCGCCTGGAGGCAAAACCCGGCACAGCGCTCTCACCTCCCGCCCCGCTACCCCCGGCCGCCCTTTTGGGTTCGGCCTGCCTGGGCTACCGCAACCTGTATGCGGACTGGCTGTGGCTGCAGTACGTCCAGTACTTCGGCGACCGGCCGGCGCGACTTGTAGACGGCTACGGCCGCAGCGCCGACTACCTGGAGGCAATCACCACCCTCAATCCCCGGTTCTTGTTAGCCTATGCCCAGGCCAACTACGCCGTGGCCGAATCGATGGGCGAGCCGGCCCACGCCCTAGAAATCCTCGTGCGCGGCGCCGGGGCCAACCCCGGCCGCCCCGACGCCCTGGGCAACACCGGCACCTGGTATCTGTGGCGGCTTGCGGGCTCGGTCGCCTTTCGCCACTTCGGCGATTACGCCCGCTCAGCAAACTACTTCGCGCGGGCCGCCGCCGAACCCGGGGCACCGGCGGTGATGAAGGAAAACGCCGCCGCCTTTTTTGGCGCCGCCAACAACCGGGAGCGGGCCATCAGGCTATGGAAAGAGTTCTACCTCGAAGCGCCTACCGCTCCGTTGCGCGAGGAAGCTCGCCGTCGGCTGCGGGAGTTGGGTGTGCCTACACCCTAATCCTTGGGCCTGGGCCGTCGCACCGACGGGCGGCGCGAGCGCACTTTGCGTGCCGTGGGCGGTAAGCCGATATCGGGAATTTCTTGGTAGCGCCGCTGCTCTTCGAGGGCGGGAAGCTCGGTGTAATCGACCCAGTGGATACAATCGACCGGGCAGCAGTCGATCGCCTCTTGAATCAATTCAGTCGCGTCGCCATTTTGATCGACAACCCGCGAGCGCCCATACTCGGCCTCGAGGTAAAACGTATTGCGGGCCACGTAGGCGCAGTGACCGCAGCCGATACAGGTCACTTCATCGACGTAGACGCCTTTCTGCCGTAGAGCTCCACCCAGTTCGGGTTCATGACCTGAACGCTCGACACCGTCGCGGAGCAGACCGCCTAGTTCCGGCTCGAAGCCGGAGCGGCCGGGCGCGGGCTGCTGCGCCGCCATCTCAGGCGCTCCAGCGCTGAAGCACCAGACGCATCGTGCCGTCCTCGCGGTTCTCCTGGGTGACCAGATTGAAACCCTGGGGGACCGACTCGGCCAGCACTGTGTGCAGGGCGTAGCGCTGAGACACCTTGCCCAAGAAGCGCTCGACCGTCCAGGGCTGCTGCCAGAATTGAACGTCGGTGACTATCTCGTATTCCTGGCCGTTCCAGACAAAGCCGACGTCGTGTCCGTTGTCCTGGCGGATCACCAGTTGGGCTGGGCGGGTCTCGCCGCGGTAACCGCGCACTGAGACATTGCCGCGCTCGGCAGCGATCTGAAGGTCGACAAGGGCCTTCTCCAACGAGTCCAGGTTGCGAATGCGCGTCTTGATCTGGGTGAAATGGGACATAGGTCGGCTCCTGCGGCTCTGCGAGGTGTCAGTGGGTCTGGGAAGTATTCCACAAAGGCTGGGCAATATTCGATTGCTGAAAGTACTCGGAAGTCGGCTGCACATGCTGTACCGGGCCAAGCGCCTGCTCGATCGAACGGGTGAGCTCCGAGCAACGACTGCCGGCGACCCCCGTGACGCGCTCTTCGACGCGGCCGTCTGAATGGACGATAAACTCGATCTGCTCCATGGCTCCAAGGTGACCGGCAAGCGGGACAGTAAAGTCGACTGTAGTTTTGTAACAAGCGAAGCAAGTTAGTAGTCATCGTCTCCTAAGAATTGATCGTCGTCAAGCAACATCGGGAATAGTTCCGATTGCAGAAATGTCGGGTGCCTTCGGCTAAAATACCCGGACTGGAACGATTAAGATCGAGGCACCCGCTGCAGGAAGCACTCACTTATGGATCTTTCGCGCTCCCAGCTGCTGTTGACCCTGGCGTTCTCGGCGATCGTGCTGCTGCTGATTGCCCAGATCTGGCGCAGTTTGGCTGGCATCGATCTACCGGTGGTCTTCTCGTGGCTCGCCCTTGGCCAGGGTGTCGGTCTGGGGCTTGCCATCGGGGCGATGAGTTTCGCGGTCTATCAGTGGTGGCCTGCCTACCGCGAGAGCGCCGATCAATATATGGAGATGGTGCTGACGCCTTTGAGCCGCTTCGACCGCGTCTGGCTGGGGCTGTTGCCGGGGCTCAGCGAGGAGCTGTTGTTTCGGGGCGTGGCGCTGCCGGCCATCGGCTTGGTGGCCAGCAGTCTGTTGTTTGGCCTGTTGCACATCTGGGACTGGCGGCACTGGCCCTACGCGCTGTGGGCGACGCTCATCGGTCTGGTACTGGGAGTGGCGACGCTCGCGACCGGCAATCTGGTGGTGCCGGTGGTGGCCCACGTGCTGGTCAACTGGCTCTCGTGCCTACTCTGGCGTAAGGAGCCGAGTCGGGTGTGATCACTTTTGTGCGCGGCATGCTCGCGGAGGTGGGTCCGCGCAGTGGCCAGAGTTGGGCGACCGTGGATGTGGGCGGTGTGGGTTACCGGGTGTGGACCCACGCGCGCACCGTCGGCAAATTGCCCCGCATCGGCGAAGAGGTCAAACTCTTCACCCTGATGATCGTGCGCGAGGATGCCATGCAGCTGTTCGGCTTTTTGGAACCCGGCGAGCGCGAACTGTTCGGCCAGCTGGTCTCTGTGAGCGGCATCGGACCGCGCATGGGCCTGGCGCTGCTGGAGACGCTCGCTCCGACCGAACTGGTGCAGGCGATTTTGCAGGGCAACACCCGCGCCCTCGCCCTTGCCCCGGGCGTCGGTGCCAAGACCGCCCAGCGCCTGGCTCTGGAGTTGCGCTCGCGCCTCTCGAAGTGGCGCGAGGAGTCGGGGTTGAGTGCTATGGGTGCCCGCGCCTCCTCGCGCGTCTACGAAGAAGTCGAGCTGGCGCTGTTGGCCCTGGGCTTCGCGCCGGGCGAAGTCGTGCGCGCCCTCGATGCGGTCGCCCCGGCGATGGCGGGCGAGGAGCAGACCGAAGCCTGGCTCAGGGCCGCCATCGCCTGGCTTTCGGAGCAGGGCTGAATCAGCGTCCCGGCACCAGATCGACGGCGAAACCGAGAAACTGGGTGAACTGGGTCTCGCTGAAGTTGTTGTCGCTCACGAGGATCAAAGCCCGCCGCCCGTCGCCCAAAGTCGGCCCGAGGGTGAGCCCTTCGAGGTTATCCAGCACAATGCCGAGCACCGCCAGATCCAACAGCAGCCGCTTCTGGACGGGTTTGACCCGGGCGATGTCGATGGCGCTCAGGCTGCCGATGTCGCGGATGTCCGTCGCCCCGGCGGTGGAGATTTCGTAGAGCTTGACGGTGTTGCCCACCCCCTCGGAGAAGGCGCGCTCCAGGGCCAGGAGCGTCCCTTCGTCGTCGAGGGCCAGCAAGTCCACCAGGCCGTTGGTGGCGAAAGCCTCCGGGGGCACCGGCGCGTTCGGGATGGGTTCGACCGGGTAGAGATATTCCGCCGTCGGCCGACCCGACAGCGTGTTGAAGCGCAGGATGCGCGAGGGGCTGCCCTCGCTGAGCGAGGCCTGGGGTCCGTCCTGCACCAGGGCGTTCTCGGTGGCGCTGTAGAGAAACGCCTTGTTCGGGGTAAGCGTCAGGCTTTCCAGGGCGAGGTTGTTGCGGATGCCCACGGTCGTGGGAACAGTAGCGGGATAGGGCAAGAACTTGAGCGGCACCGGCAGTTCGCGGTTCTGCTCGCCGTTGAGCGCAAAGCGGTTGACAAACGGATCGACGATGCGGGTGCTGCTCACTTCCCCTTCCGAGGAGATGTAAACGGTCCTGCCGGTAAAGGCGATCCCCTCGGGATCGATGCTGGAAGCCGCGAAGGGCTGGCCCGCACCGTCGAGCAGGGTGGTCACCCCGGTAAACTGCACCCCGGCAAGGGTGTTGGCGGCCAGATCGATGGCGACGGTGTAGAAGCGGGCGGGGTTGATCGAGCTGCGGTCGTCCGAAACGGTGTAGTAGACGTTGCGCTCGGCGTCGTAGGTGATCCCCGAGAGTCCCCCGACCTGGGTGTTGTCAAAAAACGTCGCCGTCGGGAAGGTCACTTCACCGATGAAGCTGATTGTCCCGACTTTGGTCGGCTGCGCCAGGGCTGCCGACGACCCGAGCGCCGCACCCGTCAGGGCGGCTGCCGACAGCGCCGCGAGCGCGCGGCTACCCACCAGGCCACCCAATTTGAAACTGAACATCTGCTTGCCCTCCGTACCCAGCAATACGCAAACGCATTGCATCGTAGTGGAGTGACATTAAACGCCCATTAAGCCGCGCTCGCCGTGACTTTTCGGCAGCCTGCGCGGAGGACTTTGTCCGGCCGCTTTGGCGCTTTGAAATGCCACAATGGCGGTTGCAGTTGCGACTCGAAGGCTATGGAAAACGACATTCTCCGGCAAAGCGACCCCGAAAAACTGCACCGGATCCGCCACAGCACCAGCCACATCCTGGCGATGGCGGTCCAGAAGCTTTTCCCGGAGACCAAGGTAACCATCGGCCCGGCCATCGAGAACGGCTTCTACTACGACTTCGACCGGCCGACTCCCTTCACCCCCGAAGATCTCAAAAAGATCGAAAAAGAGATGCGCCGCATCGTGCAGCAGAAATTGCCGCTGGTGCGCGAGGAAGTGCCGCGCGAGGCGATGCGCGAGCGCCTCGAAGCGCTGGGGGAGCCCTACAAACTGGAACTCTTTGAAGGCTTCGACCACGACGCGCCGGTGAGCCTCTACCGCACCGGCGACTGGTGGGATCTGTGCGCCGGTCCCCACGTCGAATCGACCGCCGAGATCCACCCGAACGCCTTCAAATTGCGCTCGGTGGCAGGGGCTTACTGGCGCGGCGACGAGAAGCGCGCCCAACTGCAGCGCATCTACGGCACCGCCTGGGAGACCCCCGAGCAACTCGAAGAATTTTTGCGCCGCGAGGAGGAGGCCAAAAAGCGCGACCACCGCAAACTCGGCCGCGAATTGGGACTGTTTGTCTTCTCGGATCTGGTCGGGCCGGGTCTACCGCTGTGGACCCCCAAAGGAGCCCTGCTGCGCTATATCCTCGAAGAATTCCTGCGCAAGGAGCAGGTCAAGCGCGGCTACCAGCAGGTAGTCACCCCCCACATCGCCCGCGTGGACCTGTTCAAAACCAGCGGCCACTGGTTCAAGTACAAAGACGACATGTTTCCGCTGATGGCCACAAGCGAGGAGGAAGGGGCCGAAGAAGGCTTCGTGATGAAGCCGATGAACTGTCCTTTCCATATCCAGATCTACAAGTCGGAGTTACACTCCTACCGGGAGCTGCCGATCCGCCTCGCCGAATTCGGGACGGTGTACCGCTACGAGCAGTCGGGCGAGTTGGGCGGCCTGACGCGCGTGCGCGGCTTTACGGTCGACGACTCGCACCTGTTTGTGACGCCCGAACAACTGGACGACGAATTTAAAAAAGTCGTCGATTTGATCCAGTTCGTCTTCCGCTCGCTGCAGTTGGGCGACGGTTTTTCCGCCCGCCTCTCCTTTCGCGACCCGACCTCAGACAAATACATCGGCTCCGACGCAGCCTGGGAAAAAGCCCAGGCAGCTATCCTCAAAGCATCCCAAGACTTGGGTCTCAAGTACTTCGTGGCCGAAGGGGAAGCGGCATTTTACGGCCCCAAGCTCGACTTTATCTTCCGAGATGCCCTCGGCCGCGAGTGGCAACTGGGCACCGTCCAGGTCGATTACATCCTGCCGGAGCGCTTCGAGTTGGAGTACGTCGCCGAGGACGGCTCCCGCCGCCGCCCGGTGATGATCCACCGCGCCCCCTTCGGTTCGCTCGAACGGTTCATCGCCATCCTCATTGAGCACTTTGCGGGCGATTTTCCGCTCTGGCTCGCCCCTGAGCAGGTACGGATTTTGCCCGTCACCGACCAGTTCGTGGGCTATGCCGAGTCGGTCAAAGATCGCCTCGTGTCCCTGGAGATGCGCGCCGAGGTCGACGCGAGCAGCGAACGGCTGGGCAAGAAGATCCGCAACGGCGAGACCGCCAAGGTGCCGGTGCTGCTGGTGGTGGGTGAAAGTGAGGCGAATAGCGGCACGGTGGCGGTCCGCACCCGCGTCGAGGGCGAAAAGGACAAAGGTACCCTACCCGTTGAGGAGGCCATCGCCTACCTGCAGGAGCGCCTCGCAAAGCGTACCTGAGGCGGGGGATTTTGCCGTAGTTTTTCGCCGGGAATTGTGGTAGATATTTCTAGCATCTCTTCCCCAAATTCCAGTGAAATACGCGCTTGGGCTGCTTCTGCCTCTATTTTTCTGTACCGTCGCTGCGGCCCAGCCCATCGATTCGAGCGGTGAATTTCCCGGCGGGGAGGCTTATCGTCCCTGCGCCTGGCTTGCCGAATCCTTGCCGCTGCAGGTCTTTATCGATCCGATCCCCAAATCCGCCGCCGAGCGCGAGGGCGAGTACCTGCAGACGCTGCTCGACGCCATCAAAGCCTGGAACGATGTGGGCGTCGGCGGCAAGCCGGTCTTCGAGCAGACGCGCGACCGCGCCGATGCGGATGTGGCAGTGGCCTGGCAGTTCGAGCCGAATACGACCGCCTCCGGCTTCATGCAGGTGCAGATGCGCAGCGGCGGCAGATCCTATGGTGTGTGCGTCCGCTCGCGCATTACTTTGATACTTCAGCACTGGCGGCGGCGGCAGATCCCCACGGGACTGTTGGGTTTTTTCCTGCCGGTGCCGATTCCCAACTTCACCACCGAAAATCTTGAACTGCGCAGTGCCGACGAGTTGCGCGTCATCGCCACCCACGAATTGGGCCATGCCCTCGGCCTACCCCACAGCACCGATACGGGCGATGTGATGTACCCCTTCGAGGGCCAAAAATTTCTCTACTACGGCATCGAGTTCACCAACGTCCAGGTGCTCACCGAGAAGTCCAGGCGCACCCTGGCCGCTTTTTACGACGACGCCTGGCTTGATTTTCGGCTCGCGCAGATCGAGCGGCCCATCCATACACGTTCCGGCACAGCAGACACCCCGCCGGCCGCCGCTCCGATGCTTTCTCGGGCTGCGACCGGCCGGGGGCGTCCCCTGGTGGAGGCGGCGGCGGCGGGCAGACTGCCGGAGGCCGAGCGACTGCTGGCTGGCGGCCTGGAAATTGACGCGCGCGACGAGAGCGGTTGGACGCCGCTGATTGCTGCCGCCGCGAGCGGACGCGAGCAGATGGTGGCTTTTTTGATTCAAAAGGGAGCGGACGTGAATGCCCGGGATACCAGCGGTTACACAGCCCTGAGCCACGCGCGGGCGGGTCGGTTTACCCGCATCGTCGAATTGCTCACCCGCGCCGGGGCGAGAAATTAAAGCTCAAGAAGCTTTGACAGCGGCCGCACAGGGCTTTCTAAGTTCCGACCGCCCCAAGCGCGCGCAGGGTGGCCATCTGGGACTCGGTGAGGCCGACGGCGCCTGCGATGTTCATGCCTTCGTAGAGCCTTTCGGCCTGCAGGATCTTCAGGCACTCGCCGGTAGCCGGGTTCCACAAGCGGATGGTCTTGTCCTGGCTGCCGCTTGCCAGGGTCTCGCCGCGCGGGTCGTAGGCCACAGACCAGACTTGATCGCTGTGGCCGCGCAGGGTGGCGGTGAGCGCACCGCTCCCGGCATCCCAGAACCGGACGACCTGATCGTGGCCGCAGCTCGCCAGGTGCAACCCATCTGGGGCAAAGGCCACCGACCAGACCGGGCCGCAGTGTCCGGCGAGGGTCGCCACGCACTCTCCTGTGGCTAGGTTCCACAGTTTGACGAGGTGATCTTCGGCGGCACTGGCCAGCAGGCTGCCGTCGGGGCTGAAGGCAACGGCGCAAATCTGGCCGCGGTGCCCGCCCAGAGTCGCAACGCACTCGCCCGTAGCGGCGTCCCAGATTTTGATGGTTCGGTCCAGGCTGCCGCTGGCGAGCTGTCGGCCGTCGGGGCCAAACGCGACACAGCGCACCCAGCCGGTGTGCCCGGTGAGTACGGCGGTGCAATTCCCGGCAGGCCACGCCCAGAGCCGG harbors:
- a CDS encoding ankyrin repeat domain-containing protein codes for the protein MKYALGLLLPLFFCTVAAAQPIDSSGEFPGGEAYRPCAWLAESLPLQVFIDPIPKSAAEREGEYLQTLLDAIKAWNDVGVGGKPVFEQTRDRADADVAVAWQFEPNTTASGFMQVQMRSGGRSYGVCVRSRITLILQHWRRRQIPTGLLGFFLPVPIPNFTTENLELRSADELRVIATHELGHALGLPHSTDTGDVMYPFEGQKFLYYGIEFTNVQVLTEKSRRTLAAFYDDAWLDFRLAQIERPIHTRSGTADTPPAAAPMLSRAATGRGRPLVEAAAAGRLPEAERLLAGGLEIDARDESGWTPLIAAAASGREQMVAFLIQKGADVNARDTSGYTALSHARAGRFTRIVELLTRAGARN
- a CDS encoding esterase-like activity of phytase family protein encodes the protein MFSFKLGGLVGSRALAALSAAALTGAALGSSAALAQPTKVGTISFIGEVTFPTATFFDNTQVGGLSGITYDAERNVYYTVSDDRSSINPARFYTVAIDLAANTLAGVQFTGVTTLLDGAGQPFAASSIDPEGIAFTGRTVYISSEGEVSSTRIVDPFVNRFALNGEQNRELPVPLKFLPYPATVPTTVGIRNNLALESLTLTPNKAFLYSATENALVQDGPQASLSEGSPSRILRFNTLSGRPTAEYLYPVEPIPNAPVPPEAFATNGLVDLLALDDEGTLLALERAFSEGVGNTVKLYEISTAGATDIRDIGSLSAIDIARVKPVQKRLLLDLAVLGIVLDNLEGLTLGPTLGDGRRALILVSDNNFSETQFTQFLGFAVDLVPGR
- the thrS gene encoding threonine--tRNA ligase, coding for MENDILRQSDPEKLHRIRHSTSHILAMAVQKLFPETKVTIGPAIENGFYYDFDRPTPFTPEDLKKIEKEMRRIVQQKLPLVREEVPREAMRERLEALGEPYKLELFEGFDHDAPVSLYRTGDWWDLCAGPHVESTAEIHPNAFKLRSVAGAYWRGDEKRAQLQRIYGTAWETPEQLEEFLRREEEAKKRDHRKLGRELGLFVFSDLVGPGLPLWTPKGALLRYILEEFLRKEQVKRGYQQVVTPHIARVDLFKTSGHWFKYKDDMFPLMATSEEEGAEEGFVMKPMNCPFHIQIYKSELHSYRELPIRLAEFGTVYRYEQSGELGGLTRVRGFTVDDSHLFVTPEQLDDEFKKVVDLIQFVFRSLQLGDGFSARLSFRDPTSDKYIGSDAAWEKAQAAILKASQDLGLKYFVAEGEAAFYGPKLDFIFRDALGREWQLGTVQVDYILPERFELEYVAEDGSRRRPVMIHRAPFGSLERFIAILIEHFAGDFPLWLAPEQVRILPVTDQFVGYAESVKDRLVSLEMRAEVDASSERLGKKIRNGETAKVPVLLVVGESEANSGTVAVRTRVEGEKDKGTLPVEEAIAYLQERLAKRT